Proteins co-encoded in one Papaver somniferum cultivar HN1 chromosome 5, ASM357369v1, whole genome shotgun sequence genomic window:
- the LOC113278971 gene encoding uncharacterized protein LOC113278971 — translation MNTACNSFVYVSELIDYNHNCWNVPLLNLLFSPDEVIRIKSIRLNLLQPNSLMWAHTRNGKFTIKSAYRIYMNDIPSPEDSTFWRKVWDIDCLPKVKFFMWKMFAHMLPVNAIMKLYNPHVNVLCSFCNAHDETVMHLFVNCPIVLRIWFSLSLHHLISTDLDWVDDIFLYWHESSLGASPFKVGWPSVGAIVMWSIWKLRCDVVFKCASLDTNRIIVDIKTMLNSYIAPRITVMNLVHNVKISHSEVENFMFVDGSFKNFNFGMGVIWCDAAGNVRKVRSDFGLIQDAVGAEAAVLSFAISWAEEMNLPKVVFVSDCLQLVHFVNGCNIYVGWRSQDLLEQCRSSISSYVFFNVMYIKQLNNLLADRLARRARKNNLKGLWFSLPNFLDGVFRKINFSEICNSLVS, via the coding sequence ATGAATACTGCTTGTAATTCATTTGTTTATGTGTCTGAGCTTATTGACTATAATCATAACTGTTGGAATGTACCTCTTCTGAACCTCTTATTCTCCCCAGATGAGGTTATTAGAATTAAGTCTATTAGATTGAATTTGTTGCAGCCGAACTCGCTTATGTGGGCTCATACTAGGAATGGTAAGTTTACCATCAAATCTGCTTATAGAATTTATATGAATGATATTCCTTCTCCTGAAGACTCCACTTTCTGGAGGAAAGTCTGGGATATTGATTGTCTGCCGAAAGTTAAGTTTTTTATGTGGAAAATGTTTGCTCATATGCTCCCAGTTAATGCCATTATGAAGCTTTACAATCCTCATGTGAATGTTCTCTGCTCTTTCTGTAATGCTCATGATGAAACTGTGATGCATCTTTTTGTTAACTGCCCTATAGTGTTGCGTATTTGGTTCAGTCTTTCCCTTCATCATTTGATATCTACTGATTTGGATTGGGTTGATGATATTTTCTTATATTGGCATGAATCAAGCCTGGGTGCTTCTCCTTTTAAAGTTGGTTGGCCTAGTGTAGGTGCTATTGTTATGTGGTCTATATGGAAGTTGCGGTGTGATGTAGTTTTCAAGTGTGCTTCTCTGGATACGAACAGGATCATTGTTGATATCAAGACAATGTTAAATTCTTACATTGCTCCAAGGATTACTGTTATGAATCTTGTACACAATGTCAAAATTTCACATTCTGAAGTGGAGAACTTTATGTTTGTAGATGGCTCTTTCAAGAATTTTAATTTTGGAATGGGTGTTATTTGGTGTGATGCTGCAGGGAATGTAAGAAAGGTGCGCTCGGACTTTGGGTTGATTCAAGATGCAGTGGGAGCTGAAGCTGCTGTTCTTAGTTTTGCCATCTCTTGGGCAGAAGAGATGAATCTTCCCAAAGTAGTGTTTGTTAGTGATTGTCTCCAACTGGTGCATTTTGTGAATGGCTGCAACATCTATGTGGGCTGGAGAAGCCAAGACCTCTTGGAGCAATGTCGGAGTTCTATTTCTAGTTATGTTTTTTTTAATGTTATGTATATAAAGCAGTTAAATAACCTCTTAGCGGACCGTCTTGCGCGACGGGCTAGAAAAAACAATCTTAAGGGTTTATGGTTTTCTCTTCCAAATTTTCTTGATGGTGTGTTCAggaagataaactttagtgaaaTTTGTAACTCTCTTGTTTCTTAA